A genomic segment from Malaclemys terrapin pileata isolate rMalTer1 chromosome 1, rMalTer1.hap1, whole genome shotgun sequence encodes:
- the PROSER1 gene encoding proline and serine-rich protein 1, with translation MDKKSFETVLDEIRKAVLTEYKLKAIEYVHGYFSSEQIVELLRYFSWAEPQLKAMKALQHKMVAVPASKVVNILNCFTFSKDKLVALELLASNIVDAQNYRLIEDLFRINMSEKKRCRRILEQASKGGCKAPHAMISSCGMIPGNPYPKGKPSRINGIFPGTPIKKETEECTNEGKGIAARILGPSKPAPATYNPHKPVPYPIPPCRPHATIAPSAYNAGLVPMASVLAPSLPAPPPYTPNQVGSENEDLSNQAKPSQNQAFSAQANQLFTPHGSNPSTPAATPVPTPSPVKAISHPLAPATAVIPGMSMSTPVLPVFPGQVSSSIHTSQPSTPTPSVIKSLSLSGVPVTSVHSATSIPIPAVFSGLASIPAATPAPQASSTPCATPASNEAFASASAPFAGLPFSATSSIASVNNPAPLSSVFAGLPLSLTPTPQGMSSPIPSAIASSPATSISGPLSLPNPILSVLKGFLTSNDTSLISALPSAVTSELASLSALANQSSEPPASSVNKCYTPSATPTPQRSSTPGLAIFPGLPSPSVANPSSTPPTLPTQSPLTTSQSIIPVSCGASVALLHGASPTNPEHQISSAPVATGIPVLVKTEPMSPTLSAFKGPSHSAGPSHGTLGLSALGRAYTSATSVPVSLPSSLNPALSGLSSLSAPLNSSTSLASISLAPHASSAPVAPVFNGLPPFTSLTSNFAFTGNPALTPPVTVPGSLLATPSTTASSVSASHVNSTAAVLSGLTASATVSAPPFPLNLSSAVPSLFSVTQGPLGSSNPSFPGFPVSNTPTVTPALPSFPGLQASSTVAAVAPLPAAATAPSPAPVLPGFASAFSSNFNSALVAQAGLTSGLQTPGTTVFPGLLSLPGIPGFTQSATQSSLQELQHSAAAQSALLQAHSASALENYPAQPDGFTSYPSAPGTPFSLQTSLPQSGWQ, from the exons ATGGATAAGAAATCATTTGAGACCGTGCTTGATGAAATTAGAAAG GCTGTGTTGACTGAATACAAATTAAAAGCTATAGAATATGTGCATGGATACTTCTCTAGTGAACAG ATTGTTGAATTACTGAGATACTTTTCTTGGGCTGAACCACAACTAAAGGCAATGAAGGCTTTACAACAT AAAATGGTAGCTGTTCCAGCATCAAAAGTGGTTAATATCCTTAACTGCTTCACCTTTAGTAAAGACAAGCTTGTTGCTCTAGAACTCTTAGCTTC CAACATTGTTGATGCTCAGAATTACCGCCTTATTGAGGACCTGTTCAGGATTAACATGTCAGAGAAGAAAAGATGCAGGAGAATTCTTGAGCAG gcttccaaaggaggttgtaaaGCCCCTCACGCTATGATATCTTCCTGTGGCATGATTCCTGGAAACCCTTATCCCAAGGGGAAACCAAGCCGGATAAATGGAATTTTCCCA GGAACGCCTATCAAAAAGGAGACTGAAGAATGTACTAATGAAGGGAAGGGAATTGCAGCCCGTATACTTGGACCATCCAAACCA GCTCCAGCAACGTACAACCCACACaaacctgttccataccccaTCCCACCATGCCGGCCGCATGCAACTATTGCACCAA gtgCTTACAATGCCGGTCTAGTTCCAATGGCCAGTGTCCTAGCACCAAGCTTACCAGCTCCTCCACCATATACCCCTAATCAAGTGGGATCAG AAAACGAAGACCTTTCCAATCAGGCAAAACCTTCCCAAAATCAAG CTTTTTCTGCACAAGCGAATCAGCTCTTTACTCCTCATGGTTCTAATCCTTCAACACCTGCTGCTACTCCAGTCCCTACCCCATCCCCTGTCAAGGCGATAAGCCATCCATTAGCACCTGCCACTGCAGTCATCCCTGGGATGAGCATGTCTACCCCTGTGCTTCCTGTTTTCCCAGGGCAGGTCTCCTCTTCCATCCATACATCTCAGCCATCAACCCCAACCCCATCTGTCATCAAATCCCTTTCATTGTCTGGTGTTCCTGTCACATCTGTTCATAGTGCAACCTCCATCCCTATTCCTGCAGTTTTCTCTGGACTGGCTTCTATCCCTGCTGCTACGCCAGCTCCACAAGCTTCTTCCACACCATGTGCCACACCTGCCTCTAATGAAGCTTTTGCATCTGCTTCTGCACCATTTGCTGGCCTCCCTTTTTCTGCAACCTCTTCAATTGCTTCAGTTAATAATCCTGCTCCATTGTCATCAGTTTTTGCTGGCCTCCCTTTGTCCTTGACCCCCACTCCTCAAGGGATGTCTAGTCCCATTCCTTCTGCAATTGCTAGCTCTCCTGCCACTAGCATCTCTGGCCCACTTAGCTTGCCTAATCCAATTCTGTCTGTCTTAAAGGGATTTCTGACATCAAATGATACCTCATTAATCAGTGCTTTACCTTCTGCTGTGACAAGTGAGCTTGCCTCTTTATCTGCTCTTGCTAATCAAAGCTCTGAGCCTCCTGCCTCCTCTGTAAACAAATGTTATACCCCATCTGCCACACCTACACCTCAACGTTCTTCCACGCCAGGGCTGGCCATTTTCCCGGGTCTTCCATCTCCCTCTGTAGCCAATCCTAGTTCCACTCCCCCAACATTGCCAACTCAGTCACCATTAACCACTTCACAATCTATTATACCAGTCAGCTGTGGCGCCTCTGTTGCGCTTTTGCATGGTGCGAGCCCTACTAATCCCGAGCATCAGATTTCGTCAGCCCCAGTTGCCACAGGTATTCCAGTTCTGGTCAAAACTGAACCCATGAGCCCTACTCTCTCAGCCTTCAAAGGCCCTTCTCATTCGGCTGGCCCATCTCATGGCACGCTAGGATTGTCAGCACTTGGGCGTGCATATACCTCTGCAACTTCAGTGCCAGTCAGTTTACCTAGTTCCCTTAATCCAGCATTATCAGGTCTCTCCTCTTTGAGTGCTCCCTTAAACAGCTCCACGTCTCTTGCCTCCATTTCCCTTGCCCCACATGCTTCCTCTGCTCCAGTTGCCCCAGTATTTAATGGACTTCCTCCCTTCACGTCTCTGACCAGTAACTTTGCTTTTACTGGTAACCCAGCACTTACACCACCGGTCACTGTCCCAGGGTCTTTGTTAGCAACTCCATCTACAACTGCTTCATCTGTGTCTGCTTCTCATGTGAATTCTACAGCAGCTGTTCTCTCCGGACTCACTGCTTCAGCAACAGTCTCTGCTCCACCCTTTCCGCTTAACTTGTCCAGTGCCGTCCCCTCCCTATTTTCTGTCACCCAGGGGCCTCTGGGATCATCAAACCCATCCTTTCCTGGTTTCCCTGTCTCTAACACACCCACTGTCACTCCAGCTCTCCCTTCTTTCCCTGGCCTCCAGGCATCTTCTACAGTAGCAGCAGTTGCACCGCTGCCGGCAGCTGCCACAGCCCCATCTCCGGCTCCGGTCCTGCCAGGGTTTGCCTCGGCCTTTAGCTCAAACTTCAACTCTGCACTTGTTGCACAGGCTGG CTTGACTTCTGGGCTGCAAACCCCAGGAACTACAGTTTTCCCTGGACTCTTGTCTCTTCCTGGTATCCCTGGATTTACCCAAAGTGCCACACAGTCTTCCCTGCAGGAATTGCAGCATAGTGCAGCAGCGCAATCAGCGCTACTACAG